One Leopardus geoffroyi isolate Oge1 chromosome C1, O.geoffroyi_Oge1_pat1.0, whole genome shotgun sequence DNA segment encodes these proteins:
- the LOC123598191 gene encoding guanylate-binding protein 1-like, with protein MASEIHMPAPVCLIENTEGQLVANQEALEILSGTKNPLVVVAIVGLYRTGKSYLMNKLAGKNKGFSLGSTVQSHTKGIWMWCIPHPKRPDHTLVLLDTEGLGDVEKGDNQNDSWIFALAILLSSTFVYNSMGTINQQAMDQLHYVTELSDRIRAKSSPNSNGIEDSADFVSFFPDFVWTLRDFSLELEADGLPITADEYLENSLKLKQGTTQSDQNFNLPRLCIRKFFPKKKCFIFDRPTHRKKLGQLETLHDNDLDPEFVQQASAFCSYIFKNSKTKTLSGGIKVNGPRLEKLVQTYVDAISRGDLPCMENAILALAQIENAAAVQKAIAHYDQQMDQMLQLPTETLQELLNLHRACEKEAIELFMRNSFKDIDHLCQKDLAAQLEKKRDDFCKQNVQASTDRCSDLLKDIFSPLEEAVKQGVYSKPGGYRLLIQKIQELKTKYLQQPNKGIQAEEVLQEYLKSKESVTDAILQTDQTLTEKEKEIEVERVKAESAQAAAKVLEEMQIKNQQLMEQKERSHQEHVRQLTEKMERDRVQWLDEQERILAFKLQEQARLLKEGFQNESKRLHTEIQNIQKSMEKPKKTCFLS; from the exons ATGGCCTCAGAGATCCACATGCCGGCCCCAGTGTGCCTCATTGAGAACACTGAAGGGCAACTGGTGGCTAATCAGGAAGCTTTGGAGATCCTGTCAGGCACCAAGAATCCTCTCGTGGTGGTGGCTATTGTGGGCCTCTACCGCACAGGCAAATCCTACCTGATGAACAAGCTGGCTGGGAAGAACAAGG GCTTCTCTCTGGGCTCCACGGTGCAGTCTCACACCAAAGGAATCTGGATGTGGTGTATTCCTCATCCCAAGAGGCCAGACCACACCCTAGTTCTTCTTGACACGGAGGGCCTGGGAGATGTAGAGAAG GGTGACAACCAGAACGATTCCTGGATCTTTGCCCTAGCAATACTCCTGAGCAGCACCTTTGTGTACAATAGCATGGGAACCATCAACCAGCAGGCCATGGACCAACTGCA CTATGTGACAGAGCTGTCAGATCGAATCAGGGCGAAATCCTCCCCTAATTCCAATGGGATTGAAGATTCAGCAGACTTTGTGAGCTTCTTTCCAGATTTTGTGTGGACGTTGAGGGATTTCTCCTTAGAACTGGAAGCAGACGGACTACCCATCACAGCTGATGAGTACCTGGAGAATTCTCTCAAGCTTAAACAAG GTACCACTCAAAGTGATCAAAATTTTAATCTGCCCCGACTCTGTATCCGGAAGTTCTTTCCGAAGAAGAAATGCTTTATCTTTGATCGACCCACTCATCGGAAGAAGCTAGGCCAGCTTGAGACACTGCATGATAATGACCTGGATCCTGAATTTGTGCAACAAGCTTCAGCCTTCTGTTCCTACATCTTTAAGAATTCCAAAACTAAAACTCTCTCAGGAGGCATCAAAGTCAATGGACCTC GTCTAGAGAAACTGGTGCAGACCTATGTCGATGCCATCAGCCGTGGAGATCTGCCCTGCATGGAGAATGCAATCCTGGCCTTGGCCCAGATCGAGAATGCAGCCGCAGTGCAAAAGGCCATTGCCCACTATGACCAGCAGATGGACCAGATGCTGCAGCTGCCCACAGAAACCCTCCAGGAGCTACTGAACCTGCACAGGGCCTGTGAGAAAGAGGCCATTGAACTCTTCATGAGGAATTCCTTCAAAGACATAGACCATTTATGTCAAAAGGACTTAGCG GCCCAGCTGGAAAAAAAGCGAGATGACTTTTGTAAACAGAATGTGCAAGCATCAACAGATCGTTGCTCAGATTTACTTAAGGATATTTTCAGTCCTCTTGAAGAAGCTGTGAAGCAGGGGGTTTATTCTAAACCAGGAGGGTACCGTCTCCTCATCCAGAAAATACAAGAGCTGAAGACAAAATATCTTCAGCAACCTAATAAAGGGATACAG GCTGAAGAGGTTCTTCAGGAATACTTGAAGTCCAAGGAGTCTGTGACTGATGCGATTCTACAGACAGACCAGACtctcacagaaaaggaaaaggagattgAAG TGGAACGTGTGAAAGCTGAATCTGCACAGGCTGCAGCAAAAGTACtggaagaaatgcaaataaagaatCAGCAATTgatggaacagaaagaaaggagtcaTCAGGAACATGTGAGACAATTAACTGAGAAGATGGAAAGGGATAGAGTCCAGTGGCTGGATGAACAAGAGAGAATTCTAGCTTTCAAACTTCAG GAACAGGCTCGTCTACTAAAGGAAGGATTCCAAAATGAGAGCAAACGACTTCACACTGAGATACAAAATATCCAGAAGAGCAtggaaaaaccaaagaaaacatgtTTCTTAAGCTGA